From one Enterococcus sp. DIV2402 genomic stretch:
- a CDS encoding NADPH-dependent oxidoreductase produces the protein MNETINLLTNHRSYRNFDGDYQLSDEKLQAILAAARQAPSWMNGQMYSIIVIRDQAIRQQLVEWNPGNPHMLNSSVFLLFVADLKRTQQIAQQQDVPYPVDDGLHPLIIATTDTSLALQNAIIASESLGLGVVPVGSVRNNIEEISDLLHLPDYVYPVAGLSIGKPIVDMKVKPRLPEKAVIHYDTYQPYDEQLIADYDETMEKFGEARETKRWTKKFADYFSQKPAENIDHYLRKQKLIK, from the coding sequence CAATCAATTTGTTAACAAACCATCGTAGTTACCGCAACTTCGATGGTGATTACCAACTTTCAGATGAAAAATTACAAGCCATTTTAGCGGCTGCACGTCAAGCGCCTTCTTGGATGAACGGCCAAATGTATTCGATTATTGTGATTAGAGATCAAGCGATTCGCCAACAATTAGTGGAATGGAATCCAGGTAATCCCCATATGTTAAACAGTTCTGTCTTTTTATTATTTGTGGCGGATTTAAAACGAACACAACAAATCGCCCAGCAACAAGACGTTCCTTATCCCGTTGACGATGGTTTGCATCCTTTAATTATTGCTACTACTGATACTAGCCTCGCCTTGCAAAATGCGATTATCGCCAGTGAATCACTCGGTTTAGGTGTGGTCCCCGTCGGAAGTGTTCGAAACAATATTGAGGAAATCAGTGACTTATTGCACCTACCTGATTATGTCTATCCTGTCGCAGGATTAAGTATCGGCAAACCAATTGTGGATATGAAAGTGAAACCGCGCTTACCTGAAAAAGCCGTCATTCATTATGATACGTACCAGCCTTATGATGAACAATTGATTGCAGATTACGATGAAACAATGGAAAAATTTGGAGAAGCTCGCGAAACAAAACGTTGGACGAAAAAATTTGCTGACTACTTTAGTCAAAAACCTGCCGAAAACATTGATCATTATTTGAGAAAACAAAAGTTGATTAAATAA